Within Cnuibacter physcomitrellae, the genomic segment GCGCGGCAGCCACCACGCGGCGCTCCCGAGCAGGTGCATGAGGGCGGGCATGAGCAGCATCCGCACCACGAAGGCGTCGAGCAGCACGCCGAAGGCGAGCCCGAAGCCGATCGAGCGGATGATCGTCGACTCCGAGAAGATGAACCCGCCGAACACGCTCACCATGATGAGCGCCGCGGCGATCACGACCGAGCGTCCGGCGCGGAAGCCCTGCGCCACGGCCAGTCGGGCGGGCGACCCGTGGACGTACGCCTCCCTCATGCCCGAGGCCAGGAAGAGCTGGTAGTCCATCGCCAATCCGAACAGGATGCCGACCAGGATCACGGGCAGGAAGCTCAGGATCGGACCGGTGTTGTGCAGTCCGATCAGCGACGCACCCCATCCGAACTGGAACACGGCGACGATGAGCCCGTACGTCGCGAACAGCGAGAGGACGAACCCGCCGGTCGCGATGAGCGGCACGAGCAGCGATCGGAACACCACGATCATGATGAGCAGCGACAGGCCCACGACCACCACGAGGTAGATCGGCAGGACGTCGGCCAGCGCCTCGGAGATGTCGATGTTGATCGCTGCCTGGCCGGCCACGCCGAGCGTGATGTCGCCGTCGACGGGCGGCAGGGAGCGGATGTCCTGCACGAGCTTCTCGGTGGAGGCGCTGTTCGGCCCCTCCGTCGGCTTGACCTGGAAGGCGATGACGGAGTTGTCGTCGGAGGTCCCGATCGGCGCGACCGCCTGGACCGACTCCTGGTCGTGCAGCACCTGGGCGATGTCGACCTCGGTCTGGAGCAGGTCGTCGTCGCTGACCCCATCCGGAACGGTGGCGACGACGAGGAGCGGACCGTTCGCCCCCGCCTGGAACTCCTGGTCGACGATCTCGTACGCGCGGTAGCTGGTGGAGTCGGCCGGCTCGCTGGATCCGTCGGGCAGGCCGAGGCGCATCGAGAGCGCAGGGATGGCGATGACGAGGAGGGCGGCGACCGTGGCGAGCGCGGTGAGCACGGCGCGCACCGTCGACATGGGCTTCACGCTGCTCGCCTTGTGGTGGTGGTGCCCGATCGTGGCGCGCTTGCGCTTGCTGAGCAGTCGGGTGCCGACGAGCCCGAGGATGGCGGGCGCCAGAGTGATCGCCACGAGCACGGCGACGGCGACGCACACCGCGCCGACCGTCCCCATGAGGGCGAGGAACGGCACCCCCGTGATGTTGAGCGCGAGCAGCGCCACGATGACCGTCGAGCCGGCGAAGGCCACCGCGGTGCCCGAGGTTCCCGTGGCGAGCCCGATCGACTCCCGGACGGGCACGCCGGCGAGCATCTGCTTGCGGTGCCGGTTGACGATGAACAGTGAGTAGTCGATCCCGACCGCGAGTCCGAGCATCACGCCCAGGACGGGCGTGACCGAGGCCATGTCCACCACGCCCGAGAAGGCCAGCGACGCGGTCACGCCGACGCCGACGCCGACGAGCGCCGTGACGATCGGGAGGGCGGCCGCGATGATCGTGCCGAGCATCACGATCAGGACGATGGCGGCGAAGACGAGACCGACCGCCTCGCCCACGCCGAAGATCTCGGGCACGCCCTGCGCGATGTCGGTGCCGAAGTCGACCGTGGTCCCGTCGACCGGCG encodes:
- a CDS encoding MMPL family transporter, which codes for MAALLFRLGSFAARRAWAVIVSWVVILGLAVTAFLTLGGTLSNSFDIPGTASGAVTDELAEKLPDRAGGTGTVVYQTTDGSAFTDAQKQAISALAATAKDLDGVADVNDPFATAQQQADQAQQLAEGQKQVTDGRAQLDAGQQQLDAGKAQLDAGQQQLTAARAQAEAAGAPAEQLAALDAQQQQLDAQTAALQQQQAQLDANRAQLDAGEKKAQLGQQLLDFSNGIGLVSADGSTAIVNVSFIEPRLDLPEETKQATIAHFQDSPVDGTTVDFGTDIAQGVPEIFGVGEAVGLVFAAIVLIVMLGTIIAAALPIVTALVGVGVGVTASLAFSGVVDMASVTPVLGVMLGLAVGIDYSLFIVNRHRKQMLAGVPVRESIGLATGTSGTAVAFAGSTVIVALLALNITGVPFLALMGTVGAVCVAVAVLVAITLAPAILGLVGTRLLSKRKRATIGHHHHKASSVKPMSTVRAVLTALATVAALLVIAIPALSMRLGLPDGSSEPADSTSYRAYEIVDQEFQAGANGPLLVVATVPDGVSDDDLLQTEVDIAQVLHDQESVQAVAPIGTSDDNSVIAFQVKPTEGPNSASTEKLVQDIRSLPPVDGDITLGVAGQAAINIDISEALADVLPIYLVVVVGLSLLIMIVVFRSLLVPLIATGGFVLSLFATYGLIVAVFQFGWGASLIGLHNTGPILSFLPVILVGILFGLAMDYQLFLASGMREAYVHGSPARLAVAQGFRAGRSVVIAAALIMVSVFGGFIFSESTIIRSIGFGLAFGVLLDAFVVRMLLMPALMHLLGSAAWWLPRWLDRIIPNVDMEGAALERDHPGVQTGGVNLTS